A part of Haloarchaeobius sp. HME9146 genomic DNA contains:
- the citE gene encoding L-malyl-CoA/beta-methylmalyl-CoA lyase, protein MPGLARTFQTAPAAVPRDNTAKYLDSALGAEGFEAPDWLVPDLEDGTAPDMKAEALENVIDRLPGHADSFPGEIWPRVQWAYDSEAAREQGREEIHRLVSEVGEHIDGVVVPKVGRLEDVKDAAGVVAEAEREFGFEDGAIGLSVIIETAQARSDLREISLFGHDSRLTGLVFGPVDYTAELGGRDIGSGRPRWDGLLEAMSNEASANDLVAIGGPFDHLFKERAGITFYNADGYADQVEHEAQLGLDGSWSLYPKQTAQANRIHMPTTEELERNVHKIEAFQEAKAGGTGAVTVDGQMVDEATFKNFVNTVETVREIDEAHPDQTSEMYDETLLERALTVDTSWE, encoded by the coding sequence ATGCCAGGACTCGCACGCACCTTCCAGACCGCACCGGCCGCCGTCCCCCGCGACAACACGGCGAAGTATCTCGACTCCGCACTCGGCGCGGAGGGCTTCGAAGCCCCCGACTGGCTCGTGCCAGACCTCGAAGACGGCACCGCGCCGGACATGAAGGCTGAGGCGCTGGAGAACGTCATCGACCGTCTCCCCGGGCACGCCGATTCGTTCCCCGGTGAAATCTGGCCCCGCGTGCAGTGGGCCTACGACTCTGAGGCCGCCCGCGAACAGGGCCGCGAGGAGATTCACCGGCTCGTCAGCGAGGTCGGCGAACACATCGACGGCGTGGTCGTCCCGAAGGTCGGCCGCCTGGAGGACGTGAAAGACGCCGCCGGTGTCGTCGCCGAGGCCGAGCGCGAGTTCGGGTTCGAGGACGGCGCTATCGGGCTCTCGGTCATCATCGAGACGGCCCAGGCGCGCTCGGACCTGCGGGAGATCTCCCTGTTCGGCCACGATTCCCGCCTCACCGGGCTCGTCTTCGGCCCGGTCGACTACACCGCCGAGCTGGGCGGGCGCGACATCGGTTCGGGTCGCCCGCGGTGGGACGGCCTGCTCGAAGCCATGTCGAACGAGGCGAGCGCGAACGACCTCGTCGCCATCGGCGGTCCCTTCGACCACCTGTTCAAGGAACGCGCCGGCATCACGTTCTACAACGCCGACGGCTACGCCGACCAGGTCGAACACGAGGCCCAGCTCGGCCTCGACGGCTCGTGGTCACTGTACCCCAAGCAGACGGCCCAGGCGAACCGCATCCACATGCCGACCACCGAGGAACTCGAACGGAACGTCCACAAGATAGAGGCGTTCCAGGAGGCCAAGGCCGGCGGAACCGGCGCGGTCACCGTCGACGGGCAGATGGTCGACGAGGCGACGTTCAAGAACTTCGTGAACACGGTCGAGACCGTCCGCGAGATCGACGAGGCACACCCCGACCAGACGAGCGAGATGTACGACGAGACGTTGCTCGAGCGGGCGCTGACCGTGGATACGTCGTGGGAGTGA
- a CDS encoding DUF4112 domain-containing protein, whose amino-acid sequence MTDTSSSHPAVRRTELVADLLDDAFRVPGTNIRIGLDPLVGLVPGVGDAASAAVSLYIVAEAYRAGVPKLTLVRMLGNVGVDAGVGAIPVVGDAFDAMWKGNKRNVELLKKSLES is encoded by the coding sequence ATGACAGACACGTCTTCGTCTCACCCGGCGGTCCGACGGACCGAACTGGTCGCGGACCTGCTCGACGACGCTTTCAGGGTGCCTGGCACGAACATCCGCATCGGGCTCGACCCGCTGGTCGGGCTGGTTCCGGGTGTCGGGGACGCCGCCAGCGCCGCCGTGTCGCTCTACATCGTCGCCGAGGCGTACCGGGCCGGCGTGCCGAAGCTGACGCTGGTGCGGATGCTCGGGAACGTGGGTGTCGACGCGGGCGTGGGTGCGATTCCGGTCGTGGGTGATGCCTTCGACGCGATGTGGAAGGGGAACAAGCGGAACGTCGAGTTGCTCAAGAAGTCGCTGGAGTCCTGA
- a CDS encoding PAS domain S-box protein, which translates to MSWAREDELILQHTTDIVTVIDSTGIVKYQSPSVERILGYDREELIGKNALMFVHPDDRDRVREALQEALEEPEAVDSVEYRFRHRDGSWRWLESVRTERPADRSADELIVSTRDVTNRKRQEQRLDAIVSNALEAIYVKDVEGRYRFINEHGADYFDMAADEIIGKTDFDLFDAESARQIRTMDERVLAGKENRISEATQYIDGEEHVFLDNKFPYFDENGELQGLVGLSTDITDRKRQQRELEELKEEFETVFRNAQAGLALIDSDEGRAFRFQQLNPVVEAMFGVSSEAACGKTPRDVLGPEPGTTLEANYRECYERQEPLTFRETLELPGGRRTYQTKLAPVVVDGEVTHIVASKLDVTERERRAEQVEALHGATQRLLEAETEQEIADIAVDAAERLLGYPMPTVWFVNDDATALELVAQTDEHRELLEEVEAEQPTHPRGDWLWDLFEAGETKVFECLNRKRLAADIPVDSTVIVPLARFGVLSCGAAKERTFDDADVTLVTILGQSVATALRELASQRELERKNEHLEEFASVVSHDLRGPLTVAALHTELASDDCDTEHLAAIDRAHDRMESLIEDLLTLARQGQSIDETDDVDLGALARRCWQNISASTNEALLQVETEQTIRADEGRLGQLVENLYRNALEHGAEVDGGDDCDGDADDEVAVVRVGPLEGGFFIEDDGPGIPPDLRDKVFESGYSTANGGTGFGLTIVKNVAEAHGWDVSIAESPDGGARFEFTGVEMP; encoded by the coding sequence ATGAGTTGGGCCCGGGAGGATGAACTGATCTTACAGCACACGACCGACATCGTCACGGTCATCGACTCGACGGGTATCGTCAAATACCAGAGCCCGTCGGTCGAGCGGATACTCGGCTACGACAGGGAGGAGCTGATCGGGAAGAACGCCCTGATGTTCGTGCATCCGGACGACCGGGACCGTGTCAGAGAGGCGTTGCAGGAAGCGCTGGAGGAACCCGAAGCGGTGGACTCGGTGGAGTACCGGTTCCGGCATCGCGACGGGTCGTGGCGCTGGCTCGAATCCGTCCGGACCGAACGTCCCGCCGACAGGTCGGCGGACGAACTGATTGTCAGCACACGGGACGTGACGAATCGGAAGCGTCAGGAGCAACGGCTGGACGCCATCGTTTCGAACGCGCTCGAAGCCATCTACGTCAAGGACGTCGAGGGAAGGTACCGCTTCATCAACGAGCACGGCGCGGACTACTTCGACATGGCTGCCGACGAGATAATCGGGAAGACCGACTTCGACCTCTTCGACGCCGAGAGTGCACGACAGATCCGGACGATGGACGAACGGGTGCTAGCTGGTAAGGAGAACCGCATCAGCGAGGCGACCCAGTACATCGACGGTGAGGAGCACGTCTTCCTCGACAACAAGTTCCCGTACTTCGACGAGAACGGGGAATTGCAAGGACTGGTCGGTCTCAGCACGGACATCACCGACCGCAAGCGACAGCAGCGCGAGCTGGAGGAACTCAAAGAGGAGTTCGAGACGGTGTTCAGGAACGCACAGGCGGGGCTGGCACTCATCGACAGCGACGAGGGACGGGCCTTCCGGTTCCAGCAGCTCAACCCGGTCGTCGAGGCGATGTTCGGCGTGAGCAGCGAGGCCGCCTGTGGAAAGACGCCCCGCGACGTGCTCGGCCCCGAGCCCGGGACGACCCTCGAGGCGAACTACCGGGAGTGCTACGAGCGCCAGGAGCCGCTGACGTTCAGGGAAACGCTGGAACTTCCCGGCGGCAGGCGGACCTACCAGACGAAGCTCGCGCCGGTCGTCGTCGACGGCGAGGTCACCCACATCGTCGCATCGAAACTGGACGTGACCGAGCGCGAGCGACGGGCAGAACAGGTCGAAGCCCTGCACGGGGCGACCCAGCGCCTGCTCGAGGCGGAGACGGAGCAGGAGATCGCCGACATCGCCGTCGACGCCGCGGAGCGGCTGCTGGGCTATCCGATGCCGACGGTCTGGTTCGTGAACGACGACGCGACCGCCCTCGAGCTGGTCGCCCAGACGGACGAACACCGGGAGCTGCTGGAGGAGGTCGAGGCCGAGCAACCGACGCATCCCCGGGGGGATTGGCTCTGGGACCTGTTCGAGGCGGGCGAGACGAAGGTCTTCGAGTGCCTCAACCGGAAGCGACTGGCCGCGGATATCCCCGTCGATTCGACCGTCATCGTTCCGCTGGCACGCTTCGGCGTGCTGTCCTGTGGCGCGGCCAAGGAGCGCACCTTCGACGACGCCGACGTCACGCTCGTCACCATCCTCGGGCAGAGCGTCGCCACGGCCCTCCGCGAACTCGCCAGCCAGCGGGAGCTGGAACGGAAGAACGAGCACCTCGAGGAGTTCGCGAGCGTGGTCAGCCACGACCTCCGGGGACCACTGACCGTCGCCGCCCTGCATACGGAACTCGCGAGCGACGATTGCGACACCGAACACCTGGCCGCCATCGACCGGGCTCACGACCGCATGGAGTCGCTCATCGAGGACCTCCTCACCCTCGCCAGGCAGGGACAGAGCATCGACGAGACCGACGACGTCGACCTTGGCGCGCTCGCCCGGCGGTGCTGGCAGAACATCAGCGCGAGCACGAACGAGGCCCTCCTGCAGGTCGAGACCGAGCAGACGATACGGGCGGACGAGGGGCGATTGGGCCAACTCGTCGAGAACCTGTACCGGAACGCGCTCGAACACGGCGCCGAGGTCGATGGAGGCGACGACTGCGACGGAGACGCCGATGACGAGGTTGCCGTCGTCAGGGTCGGCCCGCTGGAGGGTGGGTTCTTCATCGAGGACGACGGCCCGGGTATCCCACCCGACCTCCGTGACAAGGTGTTCGAGTCCGGGTACTCGACCGCCAACGGTGGCACGGGATTCGGGCTCACCATCGTCAAGAACGTCGCGGAGGCCCACGGCTGGGACGTGTCCATCGCGGAGAGCCCCGATGGCGGCGCGCGCTTCGAGTTCACGGGCGTGGAGATGCCCTGA
- a CDS encoding uracil-DNA glycosylase, whose translation MDANQDDLANPFGMDENCENCDLCGPRERVVHGYGDVGADFLFVGERPSADAEHAGVPFARDETFLSILRRLMLCRADSDPDEPELANVFVTYLTRCRDPERAPTDEEIATCEPYLNAEIRMINPEVIVPVGERALAEIATEYTTTAAEKFDVYDDHGERFRGRGFELVPMIAPDEQDEDETQTFVEAFAKLMASDYRQTKGRRSR comes from the coding sequence GTGGACGCTAACCAGGACGACCTCGCCAACCCGTTCGGGATGGACGAGAACTGCGAGAACTGCGACCTCTGCGGGCCCCGCGAGCGCGTCGTCCACGGCTACGGCGACGTGGGTGCGGACTTCCTGTTCGTGGGGGAGCGACCGTCGGCCGACGCCGAGCACGCCGGTGTTCCCTTCGCCCGCGACGAGACCTTCCTCTCCATCCTCCGGCGGCTCATGCTCTGCCGGGCCGACAGCGACCCCGACGAGCCCGAACTTGCGAACGTGTTCGTCACGTACCTCACCCGGTGTCGGGACCCCGAACGCGCCCCGACCGACGAGGAGATCGCGACGTGTGAACCCTACCTCAACGCGGAGATTCGGATGATAAACCCGGAGGTCATCGTTCCGGTGGGCGAGCGCGCTCTCGCCGAGATCGCGACCGAGTACACGACCACGGCGGCCGAGAAGTTCGACGTGTACGACGACCACGGGGAGCGCTTCCGGGGTCGTGGCTTCGAACTGGTCCCCATGATCGCCCCCGACGAACAGGACGAGGACGAGACCCAGACGTTCGTCGAGGCGTTCGCGAAACTGATGGCCTCCGATTACCGCCAGACCAAGGGTCGCAGAAGCAGGTAG
- a CDS encoding M48 family metalloprotease, producing MSTATGTDRGLVVRMVLTLAVVAALPVVFLYGLLTVPFAVLSLLGRHQGAVVPAISPLVVGGVAAAALVIQYLVGPSLALRLGHARPADEEEYPRLHASVGRIAQQLDIPKPAVRVVDSRAPNAFAVGRTPSNASIAVTDGLLDTLDDEELDAAVAHELAHVRNRDAALMSVAFLVPTVAFFVAKLVSTVFNGLGHVWIIPGDDDSGGVLVAIAAIILSLLLMGVLAVVFWAAGFLSYRLLSRYREYAADRAAAEATGNPGALVSALTTIENGMERAPERDLRELDGGESALYIVPLSAEMVEEKSLVSPKVFPSSHPPTKERIERLRELV from the coding sequence ATGAGCACGGCGACGGGCACCGACCGCGGCCTCGTGGTTCGGATGGTGCTGACGCTGGCCGTGGTCGCAGCCCTTCCCGTGGTGTTCCTCTATGGGCTGCTGACGGTCCCGTTCGCAGTCCTGTCACTGCTTGGGCGGCATCAGGGCGCGGTCGTCCCGGCCATCTCCCCGCTTGTCGTGGGCGGCGTCGCCGCGGCCGCCCTGGTGATACAGTACCTCGTCGGGCCGTCGCTGGCGTTGCGCCTCGGCCACGCGCGACCCGCCGACGAGGAGGAGTATCCGCGACTCCACGCCTCGGTGGGGCGCATCGCCCAGCAACTCGACATCCCGAAGCCAGCGGTCCGGGTCGTCGACTCCCGTGCCCCGAACGCCTTCGCGGTCGGTCGGACCCCCTCGAACGCCTCGATCGCTGTGACCGACGGGCTGCTCGACACCCTCGACGACGAGGAACTCGACGCCGCGGTTGCCCACGAACTCGCCCACGTCCGGAACCGCGACGCCGCGCTGATGAGCGTCGCGTTCCTCGTCCCGACGGTCGCGTTCTTCGTCGCGAAACTCGTGAGCACGGTGTTCAACGGGCTCGGCCACGTCTGGATAATCCCCGGCGACGACGACTCCGGTGGCGTCCTCGTCGCCATCGCCGCGATCATCCTCTCGCTCTTGCTCATGGGTGTCCTCGCGGTCGTCTTCTGGGCGGCCGGCTTCCTGAGCTACCGGCTGCTCTCGCGCTATCGGGAATATGCCGCCGACCGGGCCGCGGCCGAGGCGACCGGGAACCCGGGCGCGCTCGTGAGCGCCCTCACGACCATCGAGAACGGGATGGAGCGGGCCCCGGAGCGCGACCTCCGGGAACTCGACGGCGGTGAGAGTGCCCTGTACATCGTCCCGCTCTCGGCCGAGATGGTCGAGGAGAAGTCGCTGGTCAGTCCGAAGGTGTTCCCGTCGTCGCACCCGCCGACGAAGGAGCGAATCGAACGGTTGCGCGAACTGGTCTGA
- a CDS encoding Mrp/NBP35 family ATP-binding protein, translating to MDADAILDRLRQVEDPALGDDIVSLGLVNDVEVDGDEVHISLALGAPYSPIETDLANEVREVLADTGLDIDLSAKTDTGLSGDEQVFPNVENVIAVASGKGGVGKSTMAVNIAAGLSDMGARVGLFDADVYGPNVPRMVDADEPPGATKDEKLVPPEKYGMKLMSMAFLVGEDDPVIWRGPMVHKVLTQLWEDVEWGHLDYMVIDLPPGTGDTQLTLLQTVPVTGSVIVTTPQEVALDDARKGLEMFGKHDTVVLGIAENMGSFKCPDCGGEHAIFGEGGGQKFADAHDMPFLGSVPLDPAVRTGGDEGKPVVLDHDNETGQAFRDITEAVADNVGFVKRQQHVNSR from the coding sequence ATGGACGCAGACGCGATTCTCGACCGGCTCCGGCAGGTCGAGGACCCGGCTTTGGGCGACGACATCGTCTCGCTCGGACTCGTGAACGACGTGGAGGTCGACGGCGACGAGGTACACATCTCGCTCGCCCTCGGCGCACCCTACTCTCCCATCGAGACAGACCTGGCCAACGAGGTCCGCGAGGTCCTCGCAGACACCGGCCTCGACATCGACCTCTCGGCGAAGACCGACACCGGCCTCTCCGGCGACGAGCAGGTGTTCCCGAACGTGGAGAACGTCATCGCGGTCGCCTCCGGCAAGGGTGGCGTCGGCAAGTCGACGATGGCCGTGAACATCGCCGCTGGCCTCTCTGACATGGGCGCACGCGTCGGCCTGTTCGACGCCGACGTGTACGGTCCGAACGTCCCGCGGATGGTCGACGCCGACGAGCCGCCGGGCGCGACCAAGGACGAGAAGCTCGTGCCCCCGGAGAAGTACGGGATGAAGCTCATGTCGATGGCATTCCTGGTCGGCGAGGACGACCCCGTCATCTGGCGCGGCCCGATGGTCCACAAGGTCCTCACCCAGCTCTGGGAGGACGTGGAGTGGGGCCACCTCGACTACATGGTCATCGACCTGCCACCGGGCACCGGGGACACCCAGCTGACGCTGCTCCAGACCGTCCCCGTCACCGGCAGCGTCATCGTCACGACCCCGCAGGAGGTCGCACTCGACGACGCCCGCAAGGGCCTGGAGATGTTCGGCAAGCACGACACCGTCGTGCTGGGCATCGCCGAGAACATGGGCTCGTTCAAGTGCCCCGACTGCGGCGGCGAGCACGCCATCTTCGGCGAAGGCGGGGGCCAGAAGTTCGCCGACGCCCACGACATGCCGTTCCTCGGGTCGGTCCCGCTCGACCCCGCGGTCAGGACCGGCGGCGACGAGGGTAAGCCCGTGGTGCTCGACCACGACAACGAGACGGGGCAGGCGTTCCGTGACATCACGGAGGCCGTCGCGGACAACGTCGGGTTCGTCAAGCGCCAGCAGCACGTCAACAGCCGATGA
- a CDS encoding ABC transporter ATP-binding protein: MTDSTYGDEDDDTFDEQRARVDRPMVRLFREYGREHWVAIVGGILMGIAAHTMALLPTYVLAETIDAVFMQTKPQYSLPLVPQWLVPASRTGQFWFSVGLVGLTYLSSTVFTWLMGLGLNSFAQSVQHNVRADSYDAMQRLDYEFFADKQTGELMSVLNNDVNRLEQFLNGGLFIATMLLVNVGVTAVLLAYLQWQLALLTMVTVPVIGLFTYKFVQTIQPMYSEVRSTVGQLNSRLENNLGGIEVIKASTTEDFEADRVTDASQEYYDKNWNAITTRVKFFPGLRFTAGIGFVLTFAVGGHWVLTGQAPPLMSGTLRVGTFVAFVYLGQRFIWPMSQFGELVNLYQNARASAERIFGLMDEPSTLGGGEDLPELTVEDGTVAYDHVTFGYDDDETVLEDVSFDVSGGEMLALVGPTGAGKSTVLKLLLRLYDVNDGSISIDGQDIRDVSPESLRDSVGYVSQDTYLFYGSVRDNIAYGKFDATDEEIEAAARAADAHEFISDFEDGYDTEVGERGVKLSGGQRQRIGIARVLLRDPDILLLDEATSDVDTETELRIQESIENLVADRTVIAIAHRLSTVKDADQILVLEDGAVEERGTHEELLETDGTYADLWGVQAGELETIPGMA, encoded by the coding sequence ATGACAGATTCGACATACGGAGACGAAGACGACGACACATTCGACGAACAACGAGCCCGCGTCGACCGCCCGATGGTCCGCCTGTTCCGCGAGTACGGCCGCGAGCACTGGGTCGCTATCGTCGGCGGCATCCTCATGGGAATCGCCGCCCACACGATGGCCCTGCTGCCGACGTACGTCCTCGCCGAGACCATCGACGCGGTCTTCATGCAGACGAAGCCGCAGTACTCGCTCCCGCTGGTCCCCCAGTGGCTCGTCCCGGCGAGCCGGACCGGTCAGTTCTGGTTCTCGGTCGGTCTCGTGGGGTTGACCTACCTGAGCTCGACCGTGTTCACCTGGCTGATGGGGCTGGGACTGAACTCCTTCGCCCAGTCCGTCCAGCACAACGTCCGGGCCGATAGCTACGACGCCATGCAGCGACTCGACTACGAGTTCTTCGCCGACAAGCAGACTGGCGAGCTCATGAGCGTCCTGAACAACGACGTGAACCGCCTCGAGCAGTTCCTCAACGGCGGTCTCTTCATCGCCACGATGCTGCTGGTCAACGTCGGCGTGACGGCGGTACTGCTGGCGTACCTCCAGTGGCAACTCGCCCTGCTGACGATGGTCACGGTCCCGGTCATCGGGCTGTTCACCTACAAGTTCGTCCAGACCATCCAGCCGATGTACTCCGAGGTCCGCTCGACGGTCGGTCAGCTCAACTCCCGCCTGGAGAACAACCTCGGCGGTATCGAGGTCATCAAGGCGAGCACGACCGAGGACTTCGAGGCCGACCGCGTCACCGACGCCTCCCAGGAGTACTACGACAAGAACTGGAACGCCATCACGACGCGCGTGAAGTTCTTCCCTGGCCTCCGATTCACCGCCGGTATCGGCTTCGTGCTGACGTTCGCCGTCGGCGGCCACTGGGTCCTGACGGGACAGGCCCCGCCGCTGATGAGCGGGACGCTTCGCGTCGGTACCTTCGTGGCGTTCGTCTACCTCGGCCAGCGGTTCATCTGGCCGATGAGCCAGTTCGGTGAGCTGGTGAACCTCTACCAGAACGCCCGCGCCTCGGCCGAGCGCATCTTCGGCCTGATGGACGAACCCAGTACCCTCGGTGGCGGCGAGGACCTCCCCGAACTTACCGTCGAGGACGGCACCGTCGCGTACGACCACGTCACCTTCGGCTACGACGACGACGAGACCGTCCTCGAGGACGTCTCCTTCGACGTTTCCGGCGGGGAGATGCTGGCGCTGGTCGGCCCGACCGGGGCCGGCAAGTCCACCGTGCTGAAGCTGCTGCTCCGCCTCTACGACGTGAACGACGGCAGCATCAGCATCGACGGCCAGGACATCCGTGACGTTTCGCCCGAGAGCCTCCGCGATTCAGTCGGCTACGTCAGCCAGGACACCTACCTGTTCTACGGGAGTGTCCGGGACAACATCGCCTACGGCAAGTTCGACGCGACCGACGAGGAGATCGAGGCTGCCGCCAGGGCGGCCGACGCCCACGAGTTCATCAGCGACTTCGAAGACGGCTACGACACCGAGGTCGGTGAACGCGGCGTGAAACTGTCGGGTGGCCAGCGCCAGCGCATCGGCATCGCCCGGGTGCTGCTGCGCGACCCCGACATCCTCCTGCTCGACGAGGCGACCTCGGACGTGGACACCGAGACCGAACTCCGCATCCAGGAGAGCATCGAGAACCTGGTGGCCGACCGCACCGTCATCGCCATCGCGCACCGGCTCTCGACGGTGAAAGACGCCGACCAGATACTCGTACTGGAAGACGGTGCCGTCGAAGAGCGCGGCACCCACGAGGAACTGCTCGAGACGGACGGCACCTACGCCGACCTCTGGGGTGTGCAGGCCGGCGAGCTGGAGACGATTCCCGGCATGGCGTAA
- the moaA gene encoding GTP 3',8-cyclase MoaA — translation MLTDEFGREVTGVRVSLTDRCNFDCVYCHNEGLGDTRGPMDPQDGEMSADDVVRFLEVVAEFGVDSVKFTGGEPMLRQDLEEIIRRTPDSMEVSMTTNGTFLPGRAEDLVDTGLERVNVSQDAMEPEAFAEVTKSGAYDRVMEGVEAALDAGLDPVKLNMVVFERTAGYVPQMVDHVAENRGLQLQLIEYMPELTGNPEWAIDIQRVHDWLAEQATEIEHREMHDRRRYWIGGTKASGEGGMVEIVDPVENPTFCANCHRVRVTHDGFLKGCLNRNDDLKPMGEMTKPEIREAFRMTVAERVPYYGEYMVRNGDGEWEVNDKYIDAPPQTGD, via the coding sequence ATGCTGACAGACGAGTTCGGTCGCGAGGTCACCGGGGTCCGGGTCTCCCTCACCGACCGGTGCAACTTCGATTGCGTCTATTGTCACAACGAGGGGTTGGGTGACACGCGGGGGCCGATGGACCCGCAGGACGGCGAGATGAGCGCGGACGACGTGGTCCGGTTCCTCGAGGTGGTCGCGGAGTTCGGCGTGGACAGCGTGAAGTTCACCGGTGGCGAGCCGATGCTCCGCCAGGACCTGGAGGAGATAATCCGGCGGACACCCGACTCGATGGAGGTCTCGATGACGACCAACGGGACGTTCCTGCCCGGCCGTGCGGAGGACCTCGTCGACACCGGCCTCGAACGCGTCAACGTCTCGCAGGACGCGATGGAGCCCGAGGCGTTCGCCGAGGTGACCAAGTCCGGTGCCTACGACCGCGTCATGGAGGGCGTCGAGGCAGCTCTCGACGCCGGCCTCGACCCGGTGAAGCTCAACATGGTCGTGTTCGAGCGAACCGCCGGCTACGTCCCGCAGATGGTCGACCACGTCGCCGAGAACCGCGGGCTCCAGCTCCAGCTCATCGAGTACATGCCCGAACTCACCGGCAACCCCGAGTGGGCCATCGACATCCAGCGCGTCCACGACTGGCTGGCCGAGCAAGCCACGGAGATAGAGCACCGCGAGATGCACGACCGACGACGGTACTGGATCGGCGGCACCAAGGCCTCCGGTGAGGGCGGCATGGTCGAGATCGTCGACCCGGTCGAGAACCCGACGTTCTGTGCGAACTGCCACCGCGTTCGAGTCACCCACGACGGGTTCCTCAAGGGCTGTCTGAACCGCAACGACGACCTCAAGCCGATGGGTGAGATGACGAAACCCGAGATTCGCGAGGCGTTCCGGATGACGGTCGCCGAACGCGTCCCGTACTACGGCGAGTACATGGTCCGCAACGGTGACGGCGAGTGGGAAGTGAATGACAAGTACATCGACGCACCCCCGCAGACCGGCGACTGA